The Nicotiana tomentosiformis chromosome 2, ASM39032v3, whole genome shotgun sequence genome includes the window tttaaaataaatatttttttgtgtttttatttcttaaaatattataaactataaaaaattattataaactataatcatttattttattcacatatatatttactataaataattataaactataagcataatctttctaaataattatattaactaattacttttaataaattataagcatctatttaagttaatttttaaagttataattaagtatatgagtaatttcaCACACACACAATATTGTAATCGATGATCAATCACATACATTACTACGTACGAAAACTTTATCAATTAATAAACCAATATTATTCTATTTAAAATATGTTTAGTCGTTTGAcctattaactcgtttacttaatgctaataacttctttcgtttctttaatttgtgatccatatatacacgtcaaagatgtttagtattaattgttctatatttcattcaatcatcactaataatgcatgacatagattaatcgatataggtcgagacattttgtttttaatattcatcgatataggtcgaaacgttttgtttttaatattcattgaTGCATCTAAATAAGTTATAaatcgatgaatcaatttacaaatagatatatttgatgatgatcaattatatatactaattagattattgcttcttcacaagtctatccccaaaagaACCCGACCTTGTggccctagcgcttcgtgttcttatatatatgtagctatacctatacctatatatatatatatatatatatatatatatatacacacacacactccggtgtactactttaactatatatatagcatgttatagtatatgttagtgtattcattatttatattACAAAATATAGTGTTAACGGATTACATttaatattatttagatagtaaatattaatgtgattcaaaagtttgaccatgtttaacctattaactcgtttacttaatgctaataacttATTTTGTTTCTTTAATTTGTGGTCCATATATACATGttaaagatgtttagtattaattcttctatattccattcattcatcactaataatacaTGACATaaattaatcgatataggtcgagacgttttatttttaatattcatcgatataggtcgaaacgttttgtttttaatattcatcgatgcatctaagtaagttataagtcgatgaatcaatttacaaataaatatatttgatgatgatcaattatatatactaattagattattggttcttcacaagtctatccgaACCTGACCTTGTggccctagcgcttcgtgttcttatatatatgcgGCTatacttctctctctctctctctctctctctctctctctctctctcatatatatatatatatatatatatatatatatatatatatatatatacacacacacacatacttcgttgtactacttaattaactatatatagcttgttatagtatatgttagcatattcattatttgtattacaaaataaagtgttaatggattacatttatattatttagataataatattaatgtgattcaaaagtttgaccatgtttgacctaataaccaaccaactttggtcggttatttttaaggaaattacaTATACCAACCACAGTTGGTCGGTAAAATCTTCCCCTACAATAACAGACCGACTTTGGTCGATAAACTTAACTATAAattctataaattttataaaatcttttaaataataatataattattaaaatttaaaaatgtgggtccacattaccgaccaatgttggtcggtaataaAAACATTACTTTGActataccgaccaactttggtttgtatgtaatttaaaaaatatataaaatattttttttgtagtttCCGTCCGTTTTGGACGGTTTTTTGGTCGCTTTCGTTGACCGAAGACTGGTCGATTTTCCCCTTATTTCTAGTAGTGAAAGTTGAAACCTATAAATCATTATCCCAAAAGTAGGTCACCACTTAAAAATTCCAATCTGGATTCTCACGGTAGAGTCCCTAATTCTTGCAGATAAGTTGGAAGATGGTCGAATATATATTCTCTTCACCAAAGTATGATTCTGTTTTGTTTCCCACTAGGCCACTTTGGAATGAACACCAAGGTTCTCTGTGGCCTAGAGTTTGTCCCCCAAACTAAAAAAGACGACTATGAAATGTACCTCCAATTATTGGAGCACTTTGGGCTGATCATTTGTTATGATTCAGAAGAGAATGTCACTAATATTATACGGAGAATTAACTAGATGGACGAATATATATGATTTTGAAAAAGAAATGGACAAGATTAACTAAGAAAAACTGTAATATATGGAGTAGTACTTTTCATATAGTTTCAAagatgtaaattttattttaaagaatAGTAAAAAGTTGATGTTATATTTACCTTCATCCTTCAAACATTTCCTTTGAAAGAGAGTGTTCCGTTTATTCTAGATTATAtgtttctttttttgttttgagaCGTTCCAAAATatgtaaaataattttatttatgttCAACTTTTGTGGATTCGCATTCACTACATTATTCTGACATAAACTTTGATGTGCTATGTCCTCTCTTTTCcattaataatttttatttttgtctatCATCACTAGTATATTATACTCAAATTATTATCTTAAACTGTTTCAAGTCAAACATGTTACATAAATGAGGGAAATGTACATTATAAACGGCCCAAGTAGAGAATGATGATGATAAGTTGATAACTTAACCGGCTAGAAAAGAAGAAAACTAGAAAAGTATGTCAACTATAAAGGCGGTGTTTTGGTTCTAAATAAGTCAATAGGAGTGTGCGATATCcactccataatgatttatattATGCCTTGAGAGCTGGGATTATTCTTTTTGGTCTAAAGACCCCAAAAGACGAGTGGCATTCCTTTTctctttttgataaatatattgaGTCCAAGTATAAGAAGTTTCATCTGTTTACCTTTGGGGTGGAAaagttcctttctttctttttccaacTCGAAGGTTTggtttcccaactaagaagaaagttcttgtttacccaaaaaaaaaaaaaaaaatggatagagtttgaatttatacgtagttctaaggatacatggtataacttggcacaaatcggaaaagtatataaaaatatggaatattgactgtaaaaaaggaATAAAATACAAACCAAACCGAGTAGAGAACGATTTATGAaaaagcaagatgaatcaatgtacaaGGCTCACAAAAGGATAATTTCTTCTGTATCTATGTGTGAATTCAATACTTTTCAATAAGGGAATGTGTAAATGCCTTGATGTTCAAAATTGCCCTCTTACACGAATGATAGTCactcttttatagtggagggattctacttaatatataataaaaaatatatagtggggatctcatgatagattagttaatttagcttttccttaattcctgccgagattctctccccaagtgcggctacaacggttcttgtctcttagctcgatcttcGTCGGACTTGATATTGGTCGATCTCCATATTTCGAACTTGATACTGATTCGAGCTCAATATTGACTcgggctcgatattgactcgggctcggATCTTGAGTTCGATAATGACacttcacatcatagttcgatttggactcgagctcgataatgacttcgagctcggtattgatcagtccctgaatcttgagcttggtaacctggcttcagatctcatctcgGTATTATGAAAATGACcctcggtccatcatgttccaatcttgactaattgcATGAAGGTCAAAACTGGTTttgatcgtatacagatagtcccctcatttctcggaaagaatgcCGCGAGAAACGACATAATTTTCCAATGATACGACTAGATAcacactgacgtttgcatcgagttCGACCATGACATATGTGATAACTGTCtcgtcggttcagttaccaaggcattaaatgtgtgtcataCGATGGTCGGTcactgctgatattgaaccgtcattgccaacTCTAAAAATAGCTCCTATCTttaccattttttacttttagaTCTCCAATATCCAAATCTTCTTTCTTTTTCGCATCTTCTGAGTTCATCTGCAAATCTGTGATTTTCACTGTAAATTTCTTCTTAAAATACCAAAATACTTCTGATCTTTGTTCACAGAAATTTAGATGGCCAAAACGTCAAAAactgttcctcaaaaagaaaacgcTTCTTCATCGCGGCCGGCCGGCGATAAAATACaggtggagccacgacctgagggGTGCGTTCCCGGGGGGTGCGTTCTTACTTCTGATTTCAAGATCGACAGAGCCTCGCCAGTTcccggtcgatgcgagccagtatcgaggtatatgtgctcgataactgagggatgCCTTAAACAggtaaggaaagattgcaactgggaggacagagaagtgataatcccggctcccgaagaagatattactactcatgtgaaggggtttttaagtgtttacacttatcctttcacattgggccccctcgaccctattgtcatcgatttttgccgccaataccaaataaccctaggccaaatccattcTTCTTTTTGGTGaatcgttattctgatccgcttcttcgtgaacaaagtcgaggggatgcctttcaccctcgaccacctcatcaggttgtaTAGCCCCcacctctatcgaggtgggtAAATAAAACTCCAGTGCCGGGCTACCAAGgtactgttctcgagcatagacgaggacaaggatcgaggctggatgggccggttcgtttgagtgaggacttccgacctaatcacggccgagaagatgccatttcccgagcaatggaacatgaagcgtaagtacaatcccCTAGTTAGCTCCTATTAATTGTTTTGCTCCTTTGCTTCTTCTCATCGATGTCCTTTTCCGTGACGTAGCGAtcgcttggatgcccggtgcagttcCCAACCTCAAGAGCTAGGTTCGGGACCTAGCTTCAACCTCTacgtatgccgagcgctcatggcgcgatctatcaaagggccgatgggaggccaaaactcatggtaagcccctttttcGACGCCTAAGGGATGAAGATAAAGGAGAGGAAGAAGAGTACTCTGGGCTGGTAGCCGAGTAGGAACGAGCACCGAGGCCCCAAAAGCCATTGAATCGGTAAAGTCTGCAGTGATTCTGTCTCGAGACGAGGGGGTCTCGGGAAGAGACTCGGGTGAAGTCGTCGAGGATTGAAGATGCCACCCAGTATAATGAGCCAACAGTAGGAACGGCTGTAGGGGCTGGTCTCGAAGCCCCTCGAGATGCAAAGAATGCCCCGAGCGATCTACtcggggcaatagaaattggaggctccccgaTGCTTCCCTCATTTTCCGAGGAGATGgttcaagaggctcgggccttgaagaccctctcTATCGAAGGGGTCCACGGAAGGGAGGATCCCTTCTATGATTACTTTActggggtcgaagatgctaccggTCTGAGTGACTTGAAGGTCTCAAGGAAAGACCCGGGTGAGGCCTTGAGCCTCTTCAACGTAGCGcaacaagctctgaatcgggtaagccttaactctcCATGTTGGTATTACACTTGTGTTTGTTTTTCTCTtagtctaacttcttttcttatttccgcgtaggcctcagcgcttcatcgggaagtattttctcggtctcgagttgagctgagtcggtatgaggccgaccttcgagggctcacggaggagaAAAATGCCCTTAAACTTCTTTGTGGGCAAAGAAAAGaggaaatcaaggacctccgagccgaatTGTCCAAGGCTCAACAAGATCAGTCCGatctgatcgagcaggtaatgaaagtctttaaagctcatgggctcgattcggtaacggtggctaatatttcaatctcacaaCTGCAGCAGAAGATCGAGGTGATCGGGTAGCTCCGCGAGGAGGTCGATatgatgaaggcggagaccttgggtTGGAaggaaggtatggaccgctttacTACAGAAAAAAAAGACTGCTTtatcccaattgtcatcggccgaaagtGAGCTTCGAGGCATGAAAGAGAAGAGCTCGGCTCAGGAAGGAAAAATAGCGGAGCTCGAagctcggttggcctccgaacttgtgaaggccaaatctgaagctgaAAAGGCTAAAGCCGAGGCAGATGCAATCGTGGCCATCTACCGAGCCGATGCCGAAATAGCTCAAGTACAATCGAGAAAAGCAGCCAAGACCggtcaaactcgagcatattggattgttAAATTTGCCAAGTGCCAATCTCAGAGGGAAACccttgaggagatccatgctcgaggtttcgatcttaccgaagagataataaaggctaaagaTCTTGAAGCCGATGCTGGAGCCTTGGctttcgatgatgatgatgatgacgacgagAGCAAGAGTGGGTCTGAGAGTAGGGAGAAGCTCGATGGAGAAGAAACTGCCGCCGGAGAAAATCAGGAACATTAGGGATTTTCATTTTTGACTTGTCCTGATCAGACCTTGTAAATATtcttatatatataaagatcttttccttttccgacttgtctttgtttcattttatgccttgtgaaaattttgttcataagttcgaggctttaggcaatttgatcgaaatcggaccttgtagtctttataaccgagtgaggaTTTGCCCGAACTCGCATTAAAAGCAGCCCTTGGGTTTAATAGTCAAGTGagcatttgctcgaactcgaagtaatgtagcccgtaggctttatggtcgagtgtgtttgctcaaacttgaaTTTAGAGTAGCCCtcaggcttaatagtcgagtgagtgtttgttcgaacttgaagtaggagtaacccttaggcttaatcgtcgagtgagtgtttgctcgaactcgaagtaatgtagcccataggctttatggtcgagtgaggatttgctcgaactcgaaatgaaaatagCCCTTAGGTTTAGTGGTTGAGTGAGGACatgctcgaattcgaaataagttagcccttgggctttgtagtcgagtgagaatgatttctcgaactcgaattaatggcggcccttgggctcgatagatagtctCGAGTAAGTacttgctcgaattcgaaataagaatagcccttaggcttagtggtcgagtgaggacttgctcgaattcgaaataagaacagcccttaggcttagtggtcgagtaaggacttactcgaactcgaaataaggtagcacTTAGGCTATATAGTCAAGtaaggatttgctcgaactccaaataagaatagcccttaggcttagtggtcgagtgaggacttgctggAACTCGAAATAAgttagcccttgggctttgtagtcgagtgaggattcgctcgaactcgaaataagaatagcccttaggtttagtggtcgagtgaggacttgctcgaactcgaaataagttAGCCCTTGGGCTGTGTAGTctagtgagaatgatttctcgaactcgaattaatggcagCCCTTAGGCTTACGTGGAGCTTGAcctcgttgatttttcggttggcagtcccgatttatggggtaatttttcaaactccggtcatggtcggccctagagcctgtttgcataatagatcatgaaatagaAGAATCTTTCCAAGATATGAGATAtcagtaaagaagaaatttctctttacaagtcattatacatgtgttcatgttttgtgccaggactcgagcaaactacacgggcatggttcgttttgaccatttggcccttacaatttttcctatcgaaaccctgttgccatgaagtaactttcttgcatcgaactttagtatattcgagggtaatgccccccagtattcgagattgatt containing:
- the LOC104102177 gene encoding uncharacterized protein, coding for MVQEARALKTLSIEGVHGREDPFYDYFTGVEDATGLSDLKVSRKDPGEALSLFNVAQQALNRASALHREVFSRSRVELSRYEADLRGLTEEKNALKLLCGQRKEEIKDLRAELSKAQQDQSDLIEQKKKTALSQLSSAESELRGMKEKSSAQEGKIAELEARLASELVKAKSEAEKAKAEADAIVAIYRADAEIAQVQSRKAAKTGQTRAYWIVKFAKCQSQRETLEEIHARGFDLTEEIIKAKDLEADAGALAFDDDDDDDESKSGSESREKLDGEETAAGENQEH